The proteins below come from a single Deinococcus radiodurans R1 = ATCC 13939 = DSM 20539 genomic window:
- a CDS encoding biliverdin-producing heme oxygenase, protein MPELTTLAQAFGALYVLEGATLGGQLISRHLRRTLGLSPEQGSAYFSGYGPQTGPRWRSFGEVLEASVPAEDAAEVVAGARQTFGAFRRALQGLSEAEAVQVPEVAHA, encoded by the coding sequence GTGCCCGAGCTGACCACTCTGGCGCAGGCCTTCGGAGCGCTTTACGTGCTTGAAGGCGCGACGCTAGGCGGACAGCTCATCAGCCGCCATCTCAGGCGCACGCTGGGGCTAAGCCCTGAGCAGGGCAGCGCCTATTTCTCCGGCTATGGCCCCCAGACCGGCCCGCGCTGGCGCTCGTTCGGGGAAGTGCTGGAAGCCAGCGTGCCGGCAGAAGACGCGGCAGAGGTCGTGGCGGGAGCGCGGCAGACCTTCGGGGCCTTCCGCCGCGCCTTGCAGGGGCTGTCGGAAGCTGAAGCGGTCCAAGTGCCTGAGGTCGCCCACGCATGA
- a CDS encoding phosphoglucomutase/phosphomannomutase family protein — protein sequence MPIKFGTDGWRDIIAEDFTFENVRTVARAHAQVLRSSGARSVAVGFDTRFQGQAFARVVAEVMAAQGLDVWLAQDYLPTPALSFAVVHHGAGGGVMITASHNPPQYSGYKIKGSYGGSATPAVVAQVEAALATAESYDGPRGEIRPLDIRQAYYEQLDRQLDLETLREYRGKVIHDPMGGAACGWLTGYAQHAGLQLELEEMHGRPDPLFYGVNPEPIPQNLGELTERLTRESAPTLGVITDGDADRVGAITAGGHFFNSHQIFAVLIKHLYGRGVRGRVVKTVSGSRVIELLAETLGLELLETPVGFKYITDAFLEGQQDESKAVLMGGEESGGLSSRGHIPERDGLLNSLLMIEAVAASGQSLDELFAEIEREVGFRHVYDRADLHLSEAFDKSALMQAAQGYREVAGQAVTGIKTTDGVKLALAGDASVMFRASGTEPVVRVYVEAQTPEMVQAVLTEAVQRVRSFDPMS from the coding sequence ATGCCTATCAAATTCGGAACCGACGGCTGGCGCGACATCATCGCTGAGGACTTTACCTTCGAAAATGTGCGGACGGTGGCGCGGGCTCATGCCCAGGTATTGCGGTCGTCAGGCGCCCGCTCGGTGGCGGTGGGCTTCGACACCCGCTTCCAGGGACAGGCGTTTGCCAGAGTGGTGGCTGAGGTGATGGCCGCGCAGGGACTCGACGTCTGGCTGGCACAGGACTATTTGCCGACGCCCGCACTGTCGTTTGCGGTGGTTCATCACGGTGCGGGAGGCGGCGTCATGATCACCGCGTCGCACAACCCACCGCAGTACAGCGGCTACAAAATCAAAGGAAGTTATGGGGGCAGCGCCACCCCAGCAGTCGTGGCGCAGGTCGAGGCTGCGCTGGCGACGGCGGAAAGCTACGATGGCCCACGCGGCGAGATAAGGCCCCTCGACATCCGGCAGGCGTACTACGAGCAGCTCGACCGGCAGCTTGATTTGGAGACCTTGCGCGAGTATCGAGGCAAAGTCATCCATGACCCGATGGGCGGCGCGGCCTGCGGCTGGCTGACCGGTTACGCCCAGCACGCGGGCCTTCAGCTCGAACTGGAGGAGATGCACGGACGCCCCGACCCCCTGTTTTACGGGGTCAACCCCGAGCCGATCCCTCAGAACCTCGGTGAATTGACGGAGAGGTTGACGCGCGAAAGTGCGCCCACCCTCGGCGTGATCACCGATGGGGATGCCGACCGGGTCGGGGCGATCACGGCAGGCGGCCATTTCTTCAACAGCCACCAGATTTTCGCGGTGCTGATCAAGCATCTCTATGGCCGTGGTGTTCGGGGCCGGGTGGTCAAGACCGTCTCGGGCAGCCGAGTGATCGAACTGCTGGCGGAAACACTCGGTCTGGAACTGCTGGAAACGCCCGTCGGCTTCAAATACATCACCGACGCCTTTCTGGAAGGGCAGCAAGACGAGAGCAAAGCGGTGCTCATGGGGGGCGAAGAATCTGGCGGCCTGTCTTCACGCGGACACATTCCTGAACGGGACGGCCTGCTCAACAGCCTCCTGATGATCGAAGCGGTGGCGGCGAGCGGTCAGAGCCTCGACGAGTTGTTCGCCGAAATTGAGCGTGAGGTAGGCTTTCGTCATGTCTACGACCGTGCTGACCTGCACCTGAGCGAGGCTTTCGACAAGTCGGCACTGATGCAGGCGGCGCAGGGATACCGGGAAGTCGCGGGTCAGGCGGTGACTGGAATCAAAACCACCGATGGCGTCAAACTGGCGCTCGCGGGCGACGCTTCAGTAATGTTCCGCGCTTCGGGCACCGAGCCGGTGGTGCGCGTTTATGTAGAGGCGCAAACGCCGGAGATGGTACAGGCTGTACTGACCGAAGCTGTGCAGCGAGTTCGCAGTTTTGACCCCATGTCCTGA
- a CDS encoding response regulator — protein MPERASVPLRLLLVEDNAADIFLMEMALEYSSVHTELLVARDGLEALELLEQAKTGGPFPDLILLDLNMPRVDGFELLQALRADPHLAHLPAIVLTTSNDPSDVKRAYALQANSYLTKPSTLEDFLQLIERLTAYWFGTAAIPQTYQPQ, from the coding sequence ATGCCTGAGCGCGCCTCTGTCCCGCTGCGGCTGCTGCTGGTTGAGGACAATGCTGCCGACATCTTCCTGATGGAAATGGCACTGGAATATTCCTCTGTCCACACCGAGCTGCTCGTCGCGCGTGACGGCCTGGAGGCGCTGGAACTGCTGGAGCAGGCCAAAACGGGCGGCCCTTTTCCCGACCTGATTCTGCTCGACCTCAACATGCCCCGGGTGGACGGCTTCGAGCTGTTGCAGGCGCTGCGGGCCGACCCGCACCTCGCGCATCTACCCGCCATCGTCCTGACCACCTCCAACGACCCCAGCGATGTCAAACGGGCTTACGCCCTGCAAGCCAACTCGTACCTGACCAAGCCGAGCACCCTGGAAGACTTCCTGCAACTGATCGAGCGCCTCACGGCCTACTGGTTCGGGACGGCGGCGATACCGCAGACGTACCAGCCGCAGTAA
- a CDS encoding ribokinase, protein MSGSEGTDLPRVLVVGSANLDFVTRLSHLPAPGETVLGESYTTAPGGKGANQAVACARAGGAVAFCGALGTDPFAEPLLASLRESGVQDWTVRASTPTGAAFISVSEAGENCIAVASGANGTLRPEQLPPLTGVGWLVLQLEIPLETVQAAAQAAREAGAQVVLNAAPARTLPPELLRLVDVLIVNEGELRTLIGATDLRAGVRQAQASGPRTVVVTLGERGCLALSGDDWTELPALPVPVRDTTGAGDTFVGVLVAALSRGEPFAAALRWAVAGSALACTREGAQPAMPGREEIQANLG, encoded by the coding sequence ATGTCCGGCTCTGAGGGCACTGACCTGCCGCGCGTGCTGGTCGTCGGCAGCGCCAACCTCGACTTCGTGACCAGGCTGTCGCACCTGCCCGCGCCCGGTGAAACCGTACTGGGCGAGTCGTACACCACCGCGCCCGGCGGCAAGGGGGCGAATCAGGCGGTGGCCTGCGCCCGCGCCGGGGGAGCAGTCGCCTTCTGCGGGGCGCTGGGCACGGACCCCTTCGCCGAACCGCTGCTCGCCTCGCTGCGCGAAAGTGGGGTGCAGGACTGGACTGTGCGCGCATCTACCCCGACAGGCGCGGCCTTTATCAGCGTGTCGGAGGCGGGCGAAAACTGCATCGCGGTGGCGTCCGGCGCGAATGGCACGCTGCGCCCCGAGCAACTGCCCCCGCTGACCGGGGTGGGTTGGCTGGTGCTGCAACTCGAAATCCCGCTGGAGACCGTGCAGGCCGCCGCTCAGGCGGCGCGGGAGGCGGGCGCCCAGGTGGTGCTCAACGCCGCGCCCGCCCGGACGCTGCCCCCCGAACTGCTGCGGCTGGTGGACGTGCTCATCGTCAACGAGGGTGAATTGCGGACGCTGATCGGGGCCACCGACCTGCGCGCAGGCGTGCGGCAGGCCCAGGCGAGTGGCCCGCGCACGGTGGTCGTCACCCTGGGAGAACGCGGCTGTCTAGCACTGAGCGGCGACGACTGGACCGAGCTGCCGGCCCTGCCCGTGCCGGTGCGCGACACGACCGGCGCGGGTGACACTTTCGTGGGCGTGCTCGTCGCAGCGCTGAGCCGAGGAGAGCCGTTCGCCGCTGCGCTGCGCTGGGCGGTGGCGGGCAGTGCCCTCGCCTGCACCCGTGAGGGCGCCCAGCCGGCGATGCCAGGGCGAGAGGAGATTCAAGCAAATCTGGGGTAA
- the bphP gene encoding bacteriophytochrome BphP, translating into MSRDPLPFFPPLYLGGPEITTENCEREPIHIPGSIQPHGALLTADGHSGEVLQMSLNAATFLGQEPTVLRGQTLAALLPEQWPALQAALPPGCPDALQYRATLDWPAAGHLSLTVHRVGELLILEFEPTEAWDSTGPHALRNAMFALESAPNLRALAEVATQTVRELTGFDRVMLYKFAPDATGEVIAEARREGLHAFLGHRFPASDIPAQARALYTRHLLRLTADTRAAAVPLDPVLNPQTNAPTPLGGAVLRATSPMHMQYLRNMGVGSSLSVSVVVGGQLWGLIACHHQTPYVLPPDLRTTLEYLGRLLSLQVQVKEAADVAAFRQSLREHHARVALAAAHSLSPHDTLSDPALDLLGLMRAGGLILRFEGRWQTLGEVPPAPAVDALLAWLETQPGALVQTDALGQLWPAGADLAPSAAGLLAISVGEGWSECLVWLRPELRLEVAWGGATPDQAKDDLGPRHSFDTYLEEKRGYAEPWHPGEIEEAQDLRDTLTGALGERLSVIRDLNRALTQSNAEWRQYGFVISHHMQEPVRLISQFAELLTRQPRAQDGSPDSPQTERITGFLLRETSRLRSLTQDLHTYTALLSAPPPVRRPTPLGRVVDDVLQDLEPRIADTGASIEVAPELPVIAADAGLLRDLLLHLIGNALTFGGPEPRIAVRTERQGAGWSIAVSDQGAGIAPEYQERIFLLFQRLGSLDEALGNGLGLPLCRKIAELHGGTLTVESAPGEGSTFRCWLPDAGPLPGAADA; encoded by the coding sequence ATGAGCCGGGACCCGTTGCCCTTTTTTCCACCGCTTTACCTTGGTGGCCCGGAAATTACCACCGAGAACTGCGAGCGCGAGCCGATTCATATTCCCGGCAGCATCCAGCCGCACGGCGCCCTGCTCACTGCCGACGGGCACAGCGGCGAGGTGCTCCAGATGAGCCTCAACGCGGCCACTTTTCTGGGACAGGAACCCACAGTGCTGCGCGGACAGACCCTCGCCGCACTGCTGCCCGAGCAGTGGCCCGCGCTGCAAGCGGCCCTGCCCCCCGGCTGCCCCGACGCCCTGCAATACCGCGCAACGCTGGACTGGCCTGCCGCCGGGCACCTTTCGCTGACGGTGCACCGGGTCGGCGAGTTGCTGATTCTGGAATTCGAGCCGACGGAGGCCTGGGACAGCACCGGGCCGCACGCGCTGCGCAACGCGATGTTCGCGCTCGAAAGTGCCCCCAACCTGCGGGCGCTGGCCGAGGTGGCGACCCAGACGGTCCGCGAGCTGACGGGCTTTGACCGGGTGATGCTCTACAAATTTGCCCCCGACGCCACCGGCGAAGTGATTGCCGAGGCCCGCCGTGAGGGGCTGCACGCCTTTCTGGGCCACCGTTTTCCCGCGTCGGACATTCCGGCGCAGGCCCGCGCGCTCTACACCCGGCACCTGCTGCGCCTGACCGCCGACACCCGCGCCGCCGCCGTGCCGCTCGATCCCGTCCTCAACCCGCAGACGAATGCGCCCACCCCGCTGGGCGGCGCCGTGCTGCGCGCCACCTCGCCCATGCACATGCAGTACCTGCGGAACATGGGCGTCGGGTCGAGCCTGTCGGTGTCGGTGGTGGTCGGCGGCCAGCTCTGGGGCCTGATCGCCTGCCACCACCAGACGCCCTACGTGTTGCCGCCCGACCTGCGAACCACGCTCGAATACCTGGGCCGCTTGCTGAGCCTGCAAGTTCAGGTCAAGGAAGCGGCGGACGTGGCGGCCTTTCGCCAGAGCCTGCGGGAGCACCACGCGCGGGTGGCCCTCGCGGCGGCGCACTCGCTCTCGCCGCACGACACCCTCAGTGACCCGGCGCTTGACCTGCTGGGCCTGATGCGGGCCGGGGGCCTGATTCTGCGTTTCGAGGGCCGCTGGCAGACGTTGGGTGAAGTGCCGCCTGCCCCGGCGGTGGACGCGCTGCTGGCGTGGCTCGAAACCCAGCCGGGCGCCCTGGTCCAGACCGACGCGCTGGGCCAACTGTGGCCCGCCGGCGCCGATCTCGCCCCCAGCGCAGCGGGCCTGCTCGCCATCAGCGTGGGCGAGGGCTGGTCGGAGTGCCTCGTCTGGCTGCGGCCCGAACTGCGGCTGGAGGTCGCCTGGGGCGGGGCCACTCCTGACCAGGCGAAAGACGACCTCGGGCCGCGCCACTCATTCGACACCTACCTCGAAGAAAAACGCGGCTACGCCGAGCCCTGGCATCCCGGCGAAATCGAGGAGGCGCAGGATCTACGTGACACATTGACCGGGGCGCTGGGCGAGCGCCTGAGCGTGATTCGTGACCTCAACCGGGCGCTCACACAGTCGAACGCCGAGTGGCGGCAGTACGGCTTCGTTATCAGCCACCACATGCAGGAGCCGGTGCGGCTCATCTCGCAGTTCGCCGAGTTGCTGACGCGCCAGCCCCGCGCCCAGGACGGGTCTCCGGACTCTCCGCAGACCGAGCGCATCACCGGCTTTCTGCTGCGCGAAACGTCGCGCCTGCGCAGCCTGACGCAAGACCTCCACACCTACACCGCGCTGCTCTCGGCACCGCCGCCGGTGCGCCGCCCCACGCCGCTGGGCCGCGTGGTGGACGATGTGCTGCAAGACCTCGAACCCCGCATTGCCGACACCGGAGCGAGCATCGAGGTGGCGCCCGAGTTGCCCGTCATCGCTGCCGACGCTGGCCTGCTGCGCGACCTGCTGCTGCATCTGATCGGCAACGCGCTGACGTTTGGTGGCCCGGAGCCGCGTATTGCCGTAAGGACCGAACGGCAAGGCGCGGGTTGGTCTATCGCGGTCAGTGACCAGGGCGCTGGCATCGCGCCCGAGTATCAGGAACGAATCTTTCTGCTGTTTCAGCGGCTCGGTTCGCTCGATGAGGCGCTGGGCAACGGCCTGGGCCTGCCGCTGTGCCGCAAGATCGCCGAACTGCATGGCGGCACCCTGACCGTGGAGTCCGCGCCAGGCGAGGGCAGCACCTTCCGTTGCTGGCTGCCCGATGCTGGGCCTCTTCCGGGAGCCGCCGATGCCTGA
- a CDS encoding O-antigen ligase family protein produces MSASSTRPASSRRLPRWVSGLIALVPVFPPLYLAALACLGSLRTLPQAARGVLFFFAATQLIAALFTPAPLLSVGLAAARTLLILAMVAAGVYLRDSRHLRPLLWGQLIIFVTAWIYTLSTQGVAGVQERLGHPYYYIVSLGLVAVVALWIVMFWRGAAAWWRWPAGLLALATFAAAGSRGPLLALGVGSLAALAFGGQRRRVWVMLPAVLVMLAAFATTSLNVPFKPLDRLLNDQTSGREYVWQDAVSGWETSPLGGVGPYQGGPYLTYLFKDGCQLTPTLQRNKIECPQQLSRWSSVWLIAHNAWLHWLLESGIIGLSGLLAIMVYALWRAIQLGDPFTLAVLYGFTAMNVVDVVIAVPSPHFSELWWVCVGLVLMAHRRTS; encoded by the coding sequence GTGAGCGCCTCTTCGACGCGGCCCGCCTCGTCGCGGCGCCTGCCCCGCTGGGTCAGTGGCCTGATTGCCCTGGTCCCTGTTTTTCCTCCGCTTTACCTGGCTGCCCTGGCTTGTCTGGGTTCTTTGCGCACTCTGCCGCAAGCGGCACGCGGCGTCCTGTTTTTCTTTGCCGCCACCCAACTGATCGCGGCCCTTTTCACTCCGGCACCGCTGTTGTCGGTGGGATTGGCCGCTGCCCGCACGCTGTTGATCCTCGCGATGGTGGCCGCTGGCGTCTATCTACGCGACAGCCGGCACTTACGACCGCTGCTGTGGGGCCAGCTGATCATCTTCGTCACGGCCTGGATCTATACCCTCAGCACCCAGGGCGTGGCCGGGGTTCAGGAAAGGCTGGGACATCCCTACTATTACATCGTATCGCTGGGGCTGGTGGCGGTGGTGGCACTGTGGATAGTGATGTTCTGGCGTGGCGCAGCGGCGTGGTGGCGTTGGCCCGCCGGACTGCTAGCGCTGGCGACATTTGCTGCTGCCGGGAGCCGGGGGCCGCTGCTCGCGCTGGGGGTCGGCTCACTGGCCGCCCTTGCCTTCGGAGGCCAGCGTCGGCGCGTCTGGGTCATGCTTCCCGCTGTGCTGGTGATGCTCGCAGCGTTTGCGACGACCAGCCTCAACGTCCCCTTCAAGCCCCTTGACCGCCTGCTCAACGACCAGACCAGCGGGCGTGAATATGTCTGGCAAGACGCAGTAAGCGGCTGGGAAACGTCACCTCTGGGCGGTGTGGGACCGTACCAGGGCGGGCCGTACCTAACCTACCTGTTCAAGGACGGCTGTCAGCTCACTCCCACCTTACAGCGCAACAAGATCGAGTGTCCTCAGCAACTCAGCCGCTGGTCCAGCGTGTGGCTAATTGCCCACAACGCCTGGCTGCACTGGCTGCTGGAAAGCGGCATCATCGGCTTGAGCGGCTTGCTTGCCATTATGGTATATGCACTGTGGCGAGCCATTCAACTGGGCGACCCCTTTACCCTGGCGGTGCTGTACGGCTTTACGGCCATGAATGTAGTGGACGTGGTCATCGCCGTGCCCAGCCCGCACTTCAGCGAGTTGTGGTGGGTGTGCGTGGGGCTGGTGCTGATGGCGCATCGGAGGACCTCATGA
- a CDS encoding type I phosphomannose isomerase catalytic subunit → MSFQSPLQLRAKAVERVWGGQRLVDSAQPVGELWAIGEDNVVAAGPFQGRTVADLAAEFPTELLGSAAQESRFPLLIKLLDCADWLSLQVHPNDEQAARLEGPGRLGKTEAWHILDAEPGARLIAGISPETDSEDLRSDILAGQVIDRAVYAEVQAGDSLMIPAGTVHALGPGLLLYEVQQSSNLTYRIYDWDRPATAGRSLHLSQSAEVSRPITAETRPLTTAVGAQELLRCNYFVLERLAAADTALKRDTAGQSFHALTVIRGEATLRVGKQQWLLQQYGSVLLPAALGRYELSGNFEALSSRLP, encoded by the coding sequence ATGTCTTTTCAGAGCCCCCTGCAACTGCGCGCCAAAGCGGTCGAACGTGTCTGGGGCGGGCAACGCCTCGTCGACTCTGCTCAGCCGGTCGGTGAGCTGTGGGCCATCGGCGAGGACAACGTGGTCGCAGCGGGACCATTTCAGGGTCGCACCGTCGCCGACCTCGCCGCCGAATTTCCCACTGAACTGCTGGGCAGCGCGGCGCAGGAATCCCGCTTTCCTCTGCTCATCAAGCTGCTCGACTGTGCCGACTGGCTCAGCTTGCAAGTGCATCCCAACGACGAACAGGCCGCGCGACTCGAGGGCCCGGGGAGGCTGGGCAAGACTGAGGCGTGGCACATTCTCGACGCCGAACCGGGCGCCCGCTTGATCGCCGGTATTTCCCCTGAGACGGACTCTGAAGACCTGCGCAGCGACATTCTGGCTGGACAGGTGATTGACCGTGCGGTGTACGCGGAGGTGCAGGCCGGCGACTCGTTGATGATTCCCGCCGGCACGGTGCACGCACTGGGGCCAGGGCTGCTACTCTATGAGGTTCAGCAGAGCAGCAACCTCACCTACCGCATCTATGACTGGGACCGTCCGGCGACGGCAGGCCGTTCCTTGCATCTCTCCCAGAGCGCCGAGGTGTCACGGCCCATTACCGCCGAAACGCGTCCTCTGACTACTGCTGTTGGAGCCCAGGAGTTGCTGCGCTGCAACTACTTTGTGCTCGAAAGACTGGCTGCGGCTGACACGGCTCTAAAACGCGACACCGCCGGCCAGAGCTTTCATGCCCTGACCGTCATTCGTGGTGAGGCCACACTTCGGGTGGGTAAGCAGCAGTGGTTGCTGCAACAGTACGGGTCGGTGCTGCTCCCCGCTGCTCTAGGCCGCTATGAACTAAGCGGCAACTTTGAGGCGCTCAGCAGCCGGCTGCCCTGA
- a CDS encoding 3-oxoacid CoA-transferase subunit B produces the protein MKAVPVLTAQQAASRVKSGQTLLVGGFGMTGNPVHLVHALAETDVRELTYVANNVGEAGLSGGRLLRNGQLKKAVGSYFTSNREAVQAYQGGQLDVQLIPQGTLAEALRAGGAGIGGFFTPTAAGTVVAEDAETRTLNGQEMVFVPALRGDVAFVRAWRADRAGNLQYRLTEQNFNRAMATAADLVIAEVEEIVEVGEIAPEHVHTPGLFVDYLVQATLTPADLGSSADVRSGAKKVDDARLNIARRALQELRPGDVVNLGIGIPTLVADLITEDMNINLHTENGMLGVGPAPEGGGAMDYPVNAGKIPVTALPGASYFDSADSFAMIRGQHVDVAVMGGLQVDEAGNLANWAVPGKPLLGVGGAMDLASGAGRLIVTMNHTDPDGTPKLVQECTLPLTARGVVDMVITEQAVFEFVDGRLTLTELQPGATLESVQASTGADFDVRL, from the coding sequence GTGAAAGCGGTTCCCGTCCTCACCGCCCAACAGGCGGCGAGCAGGGTGAAAAGCGGACAAACGCTGCTCGTCGGCGGCTTCGGGATGACCGGCAACCCGGTGCATCTCGTCCACGCGCTCGCCGAGACGGACGTGCGGGAGCTGACCTACGTCGCCAACAACGTCGGGGAAGCGGGCCTCAGCGGCGGGCGGCTGCTCAGAAACGGGCAACTGAAAAAGGCCGTCGGCTCGTATTTCACCTCCAACCGGGAAGCGGTGCAGGCGTATCAGGGCGGCCAGCTCGACGTGCAGCTCATCCCGCAGGGCACGCTCGCCGAGGCGCTGCGGGCCGGGGGCGCGGGCATCGGCGGCTTTTTCACGCCCACCGCCGCCGGCACCGTGGTCGCTGAGGACGCCGAAACCCGCACGCTCAACGGGCAGGAGATGGTGTTCGTGCCCGCGCTGCGCGGCGACGTGGCCTTCGTCCGGGCGTGGCGCGCCGACCGCGCCGGCAACCTCCAGTACCGCCTGACCGAGCAGAACTTCAACCGGGCGATGGCGACGGCGGCAGACCTCGTGATTGCCGAGGTGGAAGAAATCGTGGAAGTGGGCGAGATCGCGCCCGAGCACGTTCACACGCCGGGCCTGTTCGTGGATTATCTGGTGCAGGCGACGCTCACGCCCGCCGATCTCGGCAGCTCGGCGGATGTCCGCAGCGGCGCCAAAAAGGTGGACGATGCCCGCCTCAACATCGCCCGCCGCGCCCTGCAGGAACTGCGCCCCGGCGACGTGGTGAACCTCGGCATCGGGATTCCGACGCTGGTGGCCGACCTGATTACGGAAGACATGAACATCAACCTGCACACCGAAAACGGGATGCTCGGCGTCGGCCCGGCCCCGGAAGGCGGCGGCGCGATGGACTACCCGGTCAACGCGGGCAAGATTCCCGTGACGGCGCTGCCCGGCGCGAGTTATTTCGATTCGGCCGACAGTTTCGCCATGATTCGCGGGCAGCACGTGGACGTGGCGGTGATGGGCGGCCTCCAGGTGGACGAGGCCGGCAACCTGGCGAACTGGGCGGTGCCCGGCAAACCGCTGCTGGGCGTGGGCGGCGCGATGGACCTGGCGAGTGGAGCGGGTCGCCTGATCGTGACCATGAACCACACCGACCCCGACGGGACGCCGAAACTCGTGCAGGAATGCACCCTGCCGCTGACGGCGCGGGGCGTGGTGGACATGGTGATCACCGAGCAAGCGGTGTTCGAGTTCGTGGACGGGCGCCTGACGCTGACCGAGTTGCAGCCGGGCGCGACGCTCGAAAGCGTGCAGGCGAGCACCGGAGCGGACTTTGATGTCCGGCTCTGA
- a CDS encoding thiolase family protein, translating into MPPTSDRDVVIVAAVRTPIGAIRGSLATVRPDDLAALVIREVVARSGVPATEIEEVIFGCANQAGEDNRNVARMAALLAGLPETVAGVTVNRLCASGLAAVNMAARAIRNGDGDVYVVGGVESMTRAPLSMPKGSAAFANGNVTAYDTTLGWRYPNPAMEALFPLEAMGETAENIVGRSREGAYAGGEITREQQDAFALESQRRAVAAINAGKFKDEIVPVEIKGRKGVTVFDTDEHPRMKKGAESYELATDPDTLAGLKPAFRKGGSVTAGNASGLNDGAAALVLMSAERARALGVKPLARWVGGAAAGVEARVMGLGPIPATRKLLERTGVQKDDLDLIELNEAFAAQALACMRELDLDPEKVNVNGGAVALGHPLGMSGARLVVALTHELGRRQGRYGLATLCVGVGQGEAALIERVAE; encoded by the coding sequence ATGCCTCCAACTTCAGATCGTGACGTGGTCATCGTCGCTGCCGTTCGCACACCCATCGGGGCCATTCGGGGGTCGCTCGCCACCGTGCGCCCCGACGACCTCGCCGCGCTGGTGATCCGTGAGGTCGTGGCCCGCAGCGGGGTGCCCGCCACTGAAATCGAAGAAGTCATCTTCGGCTGCGCCAACCAGGCCGGCGAAGACAACCGCAACGTCGCCCGCATGGCCGCGCTGCTCGCCGGGCTGCCCGAAACGGTGGCCGGCGTGACGGTCAACCGGCTGTGCGCCTCGGGCCTCGCAGCGGTGAACATGGCCGCCCGCGCCATTCGCAACGGGGACGGCGACGTGTACGTGGTGGGCGGCGTCGAGAGCATGACCCGCGCTCCGCTGAGCATGCCCAAGGGCAGCGCGGCCTTCGCCAACGGCAACGTGACCGCCTACGACACCACCCTCGGCTGGCGCTACCCCAACCCGGCGATGGAAGCGCTCTTTCCCCTCGAAGCGATGGGGGAGACGGCGGAAAACATCGTGGGGCGCAGCCGCGAGGGGGCTTACGCAGGCGGCGAAATCACCCGCGAGCAGCAGGACGCCTTCGCGCTGGAGTCGCAGCGCCGGGCGGTGGCGGCCATCAACGCGGGCAAGTTCAAGGACGAGATCGTGCCGGTGGAAATCAAGGGCCGCAAGGGCGTGACCGTGTTCGACACCGACGAGCACCCGCGCATGAAAAAAGGTGCCGAGAGCTACGAACTGGCGACCGATCCGGACACGCTCGCCGGTCTTAAACCAGCTTTCCGCAAGGGCGGCAGCGTGACGGCGGGCAACGCTTCGGGCCTCAACGACGGGGCGGCGGCGCTGGTGCTGATGAGCGCGGAGCGGGCACGCGCCCTCGGGGTCAAGCCGCTGGCCCGCTGGGTGGGCGGCGCGGCGGCGGGCGTCGAGGCGCGGGTGATGGGCCTGGGTCCCATTCCCGCCACCCGCAAGCTGCTGGAGCGCACCGGGGTGCAGAAGGACGACCTCGACCTCATTGAACTCAACGAGGCGTTCGCGGCGCAGGCCCTCGCGTGTATGCGTGAACTCGACCTCGACCCCGAGAAGGTCAATGTCAACGGCGGTGCCGTCGCCCTGGGACATCCCCTCGGCATGAGCGGGGCGCGGCTGGTCGTTGCCCTGACCCACGAACTCGGGCGGCGACAGGGGCGCTACGGCCTGGCGACGCTGTGCGTGGGCGTCGGGCAGGGGGAGGCGGCCCTGATCGAGCGGGTCGCGGAGTGA